The nucleotide window aaaaaaaaataacaattattgCGCTAAACACATAGCACATAGGCTCCACCCGAAGCAACATTGGTAATTTGGTGCATCATGTTAAGGTGATCTTAAAGTATATCGATAGATGTGAAACACATCCTTTTACATGgcctcaataataaaattacattcccaatattacattttcaaagaaaatcctACTACAAATTTTCtaggaaaaacaataaataaatgggGATGCCACGTCATCGATATACTAATAAGTTACACCTtatccatttacataaaaatacatacaagCATTATACATGATCCCAACAAGTTATCCATGTCAACTCTAtccatttcttatatataaaaaaaaaaaaaaaaaaaaatcaatcatacTGGTATGCATGATGGTTCAATGGATAGAAAATCCACAACTAATGTATATAGATATCacataacacaaaaaaatatggCTTGAGgaagtatgaaaaaaaaaagtcacaaatcaatttttttttcaaaaacaaatattttttgctctctttttcaataaaagaaaattagcaATCAACTTTAGACACCAACACATGATTACACATGCGGGAAGTGTCATAAAATGACATTGGAATCCTCTACACGCGCCCACACGCGCCGCCAGCGTGTGCAGGATTGATTTTTACTCTAGAGGCAGTTTTGCCTCTGTTTCACTTGTCGCGACGGAGAGTGAACATCACCTCCTCCGTTCACGGTGTTTTGAGACTTCTAAGCTTAAAATTCAGTCATATTAATGTGTATATGTGTCGGTAAAGTGATTAAAAATGGAGCCAAGTGGATGGGTGGACTACACTCTCTCTCACCGAGAGTGGGACTGGAAAATAAAACActgttcatcatcttcttcctcaatcCAAAAAACTggttttttccaattttgagcAACCATCTTCAATCAATCAAAACTTACTCACACGGAGTCCAAATTAAGCAtatgatatatcaaattaaagctAATGAAGACAGCTTTCCaaccatataaaaattattaccCAAAAATTAGATTTGGTTAGCTAAAATTTGGTTTGAAATCACGCTCTAAAGAAGAAGTTTTAAAACTAGGGTTGcaaatttcttcttttatatgCAACGAAACTTCACCAAATTTAATAGACATGTTTTTGACATTATAAGGATCATTTTCATGCAAATACTTCAATCTTAAACATGTCATACAGTAGGCTCTaatgaaaaatctgaaacacAATAGACCATGGTATATCATTAATAACATGCTTTTAAACTCATTCCAAAGCATCAAACAACATGTAATCTTATTCACATGGACGAAAACAAGCAACATAGGCTTAGATACTAATGTTAAATAAAGGTTAAATCGAATTACCTCAAGTAGCGGAATTCCCACAAGGTCGGATCTTTGCTCGTCTTACAGCCCACGTCACTTTGTTGTTTGCACTTCTACATAGTTTAGGAGGCTACTAGAGTCTCCTAGAAAATTTCACGCTTCAAGATCAAGAGATTTAGATGATTTCtctagaaaaaaatgaagagagagagagatgaaagttttttattttcttgtaggACTCTTTTTCACACACAACTCAATGATGTACGTCCTTTTATCTTAAAAGAGACATGCCTGGATTAACTTCCTTAAATATGTGAAAGTTAAATAACTTCCCTTGAGTTGTGATAGTGATGGGGAGTTAACAAATAATTTCCCTACCTATGTGGACACCACTTGGTCATGTGATTTACCTATTACCAACATAAACAAAGGAGAATCTGCTGGATTTCATGTCAGATAGTACTTTGCTGTATTTTTACTAAtcggttgagatgagttgagttctttatgtacagtagtgagttaagatagtGGTGTGAGTTTTGTAGAGCCCacctaagataagtttagatgtgtttggatgttaatataagtttagatatatttatggaaagttaaaaaaaattgtgagtcttgcatgtaaagaggtgttgagttgaaaaaggttgtgggtcccacatgtaaaaaagttttgagttgagatgagttcagtgatttgagagttaagtatttggatgttagattaagtttaaaattagattggaTTGAATTGATCTCAGTTCACCAATCGGGGCATTAATGGCAGAGTGGTTGAAGTTGGACCAGAAGTGGtaattgtttgttttgttgcatCTTTGATACCGTTTCCTTTCCTCTCCAAAAAGTAGAGTTCGTGGTGCATATagaaacatttttaaaattgcttATTGTTGCGACTAATTCAAAAGGTTGATACGGTTTATTCAGTCGGCCTCTTGTCTGCCGTTTGCCATTAAACTGTGTGAATTGAACTTGTTTACTTCTTCCAGaccattttcttttgtataaatgattatttgtggagcttatttttcttgtcttcttctgatttttttcatttatgatcGAATGTTAGCCAATCAGATACTCTTTTACCTCAGTTAATGATCGTGCTTGGGATCTTGTAGCATTTGTTTCATCAGGTATTTCGACAGAAGACTCGTGGTGTAGATGTCTCCATCATTTTTATCTTCCCGTCCAGGGTATGTAAAGCCTGATGTTTTTTCATTTCGTTTATGTTGTTTTAATTTGCCATACACAAACCATGAATTGTACTTTGgtagtttatttgttttattttctcatagTCCTTTTTGAAGTATCGATATGGATCTAATATGCTACTGATGAAAAGGTGTACCCTGAGCTTTACCTACATACGGTATCTTCCCATTTTGAGATGGATTCTCCCAGATTTAGAAAATGTTATGAAAGATTGTGGTTAAAGTCGTTTGTCCCCCccttttttgaagaaaaaaagaaaggaggaatgatggtttatttttaaCCAGTAATAATTTGGACCATCAGAGCAGCTGAGACTTATAATGCATGGAAGTAGGTATGGATTGTGCTGTCTGAGTGGGAAGATTCTGTCTCAAATGAACTTAAAGTAGACTTACAATCATTATACGCACTTATTTTGTGCACAAATTTCCATAAAATGGGTTTCCTGGTAGTGATTGTTCCTGTTCCCATAACTTAAAGCTGATAAGGGAGTTTAACAATTCCTTTATCAATGCGTTGTATTCTGCATATATTGACAATTGAAGCTTTGTTTATGCTTGCACATCTTGACCTCATTCAGAAAGAAATGAATTATGGATATCTTGCTTATGAACTGGGAATTCTGAGTGGGAAGGTCATGACTCCTAAATGGGTCAAGGGAAATACCATTAAGCTCACATATATGTTCTGGGAATAAAAACGTTTCCTGGCAGTGATTCTGTAATTGTTCTTGTTCCCATTACTTGAGCCGAGAAGAGATTTTGAAGATTCTTTTATCAATGGGTGGAATCCTGCATTTCTTGCTTTCTTCATGGTTGCACATCTCGATCCCCATCCGAAAGGAATGAATTACAGGTATCTAAGCTCAGCTGCTGAGGATTGAAGTTGTTCCATCTAGAGTTAAAGCATCCtatgaataaagaaaattaattcctCCTCAATAGGTGGGTAGCTCAGGGATCTATTGTGCAACGAGGAAAAATGGGACTCAATGACCATCTATTCATAGGAAGGAAATAATTTTCTAGTTTGTAATTTCTGGTACACCTTTTCATCAGCAATTACTAGCTTTGGAGGTAATCATTCAAGATGACGCTGCAGGCGAGCAGCAAGTCAGCGTTCACACATGGTCCAGTGTGTCTTAGCCGTCTTTGACACTGCCTTCATTTTGGCAACAAAGACAcacataaacatatatattggacAAAAGTTCTTCGGATTAATGAGgagaataaagaagaagaaataatgtaAGTCGGGTTAAATGGAAATTTAGGGTGCTGAATTCTGTGGTAATTGCACTTGTATCCTTTTTGTCATGATGTTAATCATTGCTTTTTGTAGACCTCGTTTGACCAAAGGTGAGCCTGTTTGGATCtcatatttgaattaatttatgaatGGTAGTATTATGTAAGTCTTAGAGTATTGTCATTGCTCTCTTTAAAATGGaggaattttcaaaatttgaatggtttgTGGTTAAAAACGCTGCTTTGAATtcaataaataatcaaaatttcaactttgaGCTATAATGTATTTACTTTCATCTCCATATTTGAAGACACATTATTtatgatctatttttattattttaatataaatcacTTCCTCAACTGTTCATGGTCtattcctattattttattacaaaatcacCATAGATGGATTTCAGTTTAATCTCATCAcggtttaagtattaattaagattaatttggttgaggaaaaaaatcagtgaaacaataatttaagtattaaattaaagtgttaattaacatatgattagtgtaattgtaaaatatgaaaaaaataaattaaaaatattattattaaaaaaatattatattattattttaactaatccaatgactaatctaatatggagTTATTTATGGCTagagaggttttggatttatgaaaaatatttatttttcatcaaattttttagATGACTTTGATAAGTCAATACCAATGCTTTTATTgagatgtatttgaatataaataggttgagatatgtgtttaaatttatgaaataagttgagatgatcagtttatcttttttatgagaagttgaaaaagtaatagGTCCCATTTGAGACTCGAACCAATTTTGAGGGTTTTGCTTAATTATGCGCGTTAAGTTTATCATTAGTGATTAATTTGGATACCATTTTGATAAAAACTTGCcgatggaaaaatatatattaggaatTAGATGAATTGACCAAACATATGCTGGTGACGACCAAACAACAGagcaaaaattaaatgaaactcCCCCAATATGAATTATGAATTATCGCTGCTTGAGAGTTGctggaaattattattattcataaatcttTTTATGGTGCTATAGctcaacaataataacaatatacctacaatcttttttataattttctttttataaattatacttttaaatggaatatggttatataaaatttaaaatacaaataaaaaaaattaaatatttctttttagtgATAGTGTCATATTGgtaaattgtaaaataagtattttaatatcattattctcTAAATAATAGCTAGCTGGGCATGGTGATGGCTCACCAAATTCCAAACTTTCCAACTCTCTTCTTACTCACCCAATAGAACTGAAGGCTAAACATGCAAGAAATCTGAACATGAAAAAATAGGGAGAGGCAGTAGACAGTATAAAGTGTAAATATAATTGATACAGACCAAAAACCTcgatttatttaatttggttATAGCAGCAGATTGCAATTCACTCAATTATGATTTGATGCTAATGATTGGGAAGAGATCAACATGTATCGACGAGAAGTACTTCACGGCTTATTCTTTTGTGTGTAGATATAATCCAGATGAGCAGCGAGGGTCCTTCTCATCAAGCACTCTTCTTTCCCTTTTGCTCCTCCTACTTCACAGCTCTCGTCAACTTCCAAGTTTCTTGCTTCagcatcctatatatatatataaatcacacccaaaaaaaatcaaccaaaaatttaaaaaaaaaaaaaaaaaaaaagattgtttaAAGAGTGAATTAAATATTGGATGTACATACATACCCCATATCGAGTTGTAGCGAGAGATTCTCCTCGTGTCGGAGCAGGCTCGGGAAGAACGGCGGCGTATGTTAGAGCCAAGCTAAGGAGGAGGGCTATTGTGAAGAGGGTGCTAAGCTTATAAGAATACATATTCTCCGGATtcactaacattatttttttggctCTTTGCGTATGGGATACCAATGCTCTGCTCGCTGATGAATTTATAGACTTTGAATGGTCTGTCTCATGTTAATTAGGTAAGCTCCAACTCGGGCTCTTTAACAGTGGAATAGGTTTAAGCTCTCCGATTCCTTTTTATCATGTTATTTATACGGTTCAACCAATGGGCCCGTGACATGTCAGCACGGTGAGATTACTATATCACAATTAAGCATTgatatggatatttttttttggtaatgttTATGGCAAAGATCGTTCCCCCGGAAACTGTTGGCTATATATTCTTATCCTTTGCGGCTTTCACGCTGCCATGAGAGATGAGATTTAAATGGGCAATTAATAGTCGGACTGCAATTAATAATATGAGAAgtttgatttaaataaaaataataatatttataattttagagtataCAAACGATGCATACATGATTTgagaaaaatggataaatttgatattcatatgaaattttttataatggtagatttttttttcaataaaaatatgcgaaatttacatactttaagactatatttaacattactaaaaaaaaagtgaaggtaaaattataataatatcatgcCTTTGACAATAATCATAATGTGAAATGAAAAGTTATCATTTTCTTAAGGACTTCGCTTTGCAATGGTTAGACCGATGTTATGACAATAACAGCATCTAATATAATTCTTCCACGTAAGCAACCTCACACAAAAGCCATACCGGACTAATACACTAGATCAAATCaagattttaacaaaaaacacACAACCACAACATCATTCGAGTCTTTGACCCTCACAAACTTCAACCCTCGCCGCAAGTGCCGTCGCCCACCGCCATGTTTTGTGTCACCAACGTGTTCTGTCGCCACCATCACAATAGGTACTTGTTTCGTTGTCACCTGTCCTGCTGGCTACTAAATAATAGAAgaggaggttttttttttttttttttttttcccatctctCCCTCTTTTCTTCTCCCATGCCATCTCTCCCTACCTGCCATCCAACTTTTCCTTCGTTTCCAAACCCTCTCTCTGAAGTTAAATATAGAGCTATAGACTTTTTTATCAAATGCAAAAGCACAAATAATTGTAAAAGTACAACCCGACCTCTATCTCGTCTAAGCCACCACCCTAGTAAAGCCATATTGTTGTCACATTGCATCCTACAAACGGAGAAGGAAACTCAAGGAAGCACTGCTTCTGCTGGAACAAATTGCTTTTCAGATTAAAGTAAGCCTATTTTTGATTGAAATGCATCGTTCAAAGGCTGCAAGTTCATTTCTTTGCTTGGATTTTCTAAGACCTGCTAATACTTTTGTTGACAATTACTTGgcaatttgaattgtttatttttccttctatttttcttaacagctccttcatttttcattttttagttttttgtctGTTTGTTTTGGTTCATATTCAACCATAACTATAGATGTTAAAGagaagttttttcttttggcagAAACAACTCATTATCTGGTTAAAAAAATTAGGATTTAATGCAGAGTAAGGGAATGTGGGTCTAGGAGTTATTTTCTCTTCGGTGGATTTCATGCGAGAGGATGGGAGAGGGGGTTGTGGGGTTTCACGAAGGGTTGATGGTGGCAACTTCAATCAAGTGAGGAGGGTCACAGTTTCCGTCTCGGAGAGGAGTGGGTGGAGAGGGGATGGATTTCATGCGAGAGGATgggagatggaggagaggggggaggggggtgtGGGGTTTCATGTACGGTGTAGGCGCATGAGAATTAAAATGGGGAGTCTATTTGTCAACAACCCATTGGAGGGTTGTTATTTGAGGTTTATTAGACCGACTAGTCTGAAGTTATTCTCTTTACTTAATTTACTTgtctttatcttctttctttgaCATGTAAGAgaaacaagttttttaaatgaatgagtGGTGCTAAACTTACCGAGGGTGTAGCTTGAGGACGAGTCTCGATAAggttatttggattttttttttaatatttttttcttatgtctTTCCacgtttaaaaacaaatttataacatcattaaaatgctttcttaattactaagtaaaaacaaaataaaattgtcAGGACCCATTTATAGGGACAAGtaacattattctaaataaatttcattatttaccTAAATTTTCCTTTATGGAGGAGAAACACGTTTAGATTCTTCGTTATTTTAGGtgcttatttttatttcatcttttttatttagttttatctAAACTCTATgaattgaaagaaataaaagattgatCAAAGTGAAATAGATAGTgtaatatttgttattatttgtataaatttatcTAGCAGTGTTAAATGACTCGTTTTATATGTCTGTTTACTTTCAACTATAATTcttaaaagtaaaaacaaaaaacaaaacaactataataattaaatcttTATTTGATTGTTAGATGATTGATAATCGAACCGCGAAACGATAAACTttggaggaaaaataaataaaaatattcatgtaATATGGCGGaaggaatatttttaaaaaagaggacgaaaactaattttattgattaccgTCACTTATGACGGTGGAATATCTTGTACAACTAATGAAATTTGGggtttacaaagaaaaaaaataaaagccccAAACCAAATTTGTAAAACATTTTAAAGACTTTAATaaagtttacaaaaatattaaatatgcaCGATTTAGAGAGAACATAGTAATTATATGTTTAGGAAGTTGAAAGGGAGATGAAAAACTTATCGTATGTCCCATAATATCATAATTTGCTATACTGTTTATTAGTATATTACCTTCTCTGTAAACATGATTAATACTAAAGagaaaattattcttaaaatgtaaaatatcatCCAAAATATTCGAAGTAAATCAAGTGAGGAGCGAGAAAGATCCGAACTTTTGAAATATTGGAATACAACAATATTAGCCGTTATAATACTTCTTCCTAATCATTCACTGGGCCAATGGAGCTCCAAGAGAGACATTTACGGGGTGGAAAGCGAAAATCTCAAGATTATAATTTCTCAACAAAGAAAGAGGGTTGTAACTGATACTCCAAGTTGAACTAGGTTTAATTGCATTATTCAGCCCATCTTTTTCAGGCTGTCCAGTCCACTTGACTTGCCCATGCTTGAAGGCGTAACGCAGGATGATGGTAATTATGTGATTATTCAAATAATACCATCCTGTTTGCTAAAAACACATTACCCTTATAAAACAAACATTTTCCCCTCCACGTAgcaaatatttaatgaaaatatgAGATGGGGTCGTCTGAGTGGGTCACCAACATCATGAGACGCACTCTCACCTATATTGTTTCATCAGTGTCTTCCTCTTCCACATTTTTTGGTCATCTATTTAAATTTGGAGAAATTCTAAATGAACCGATAGTTTGACAAATAGTTTGatcgattgttttttttttcttaatgattaaaaaagtgattattactgaatctatatatttttttctttttttcaaaaaaagaaactgCAGTTATCGATTATCGGTCAAAGTATGAATCGGTACCAATAGCACAACTCTAAATTTTAACAGGAAGCCTCACCTCATTCCCTTCCATCAAATCCTTTGTCTTCTCATCCATACACACATATAACACGTGGATTAACTTGTACAATTATACGTTTTGAGATCAAATACTAAAATAGCCCATGCTCTTTGTTTAATAGGCATATTGGTCCCAAAACTTTATATTAAACTTGTTAGTTCATGACACTAGTGCGAGTTGAATGAGAATGATCACATCCTCCCTGAGTGGTGGCACAATCTTGCAAGGAGTACTCATGGAGTAACACTTCCCTCTATGACTTGATGTGGAGTCCCCTTCCCAATtttagttgaattgaaatttgaaaggaacCTCCACCTAGGGCTGTAAGTAATTCGGTCCGAACTGGCAAAATCGATTGGACCTGACCGAATTATGGACCGGTTGATCTCGGTCTCGGTCCTAAAATATGTGGACCGATGACATTCAGTCCAGTCCCAgggtctataaattttggatcAGACCGAATTGGACAGAAcccttatatataaattttaaaatatttttaataatttaatatattatttttatatagtaattatataaattaatgatgtaatttttatctaatttattatcattgaccatataaaataatatatgctatcaattaataataaattatatatcatgtgataatttatgttattatatgtaaatagttaatacatcatacattcataTCATACATACTctaatatttatacttaattaaaataattaggtaatttttttttaaatacttaagttgcaagcaagcatgaataatttatgtataatgAAACTATTTGATATTCACTAATATTGACTCGAGCGGGGTGTCGAGCGTGGCTCGAGCAAATATT belongs to Juglans regia cultivar Chandler chromosome 8, Walnut 2.0, whole genome shotgun sequence and includes:
- the LOC118349306 gene encoding phytosulfokines-like codes for the protein MLVNPENMYSYKLSTLFTIALLLSLALTYAAVLPEPAPTRGESLATTRYGDAEARNLEVDESCEVGGAKGKEECLMRRTLAAHLDYIYTQKNKP